One Gadus morhua chromosome 23, gadMor3.0, whole genome shotgun sequence DNA segment encodes these proteins:
- the LOC115537603 gene encoding putative nuclease HARBI1 gives MAVLALLEDIANGHIRNERVFRDYYDFLAHDDDWLISRFRFPRAILLELCTELSPGLERQTARSHALPVPIQVLTTLGFLATGSFQRELADRSGMSQGALSRAIPPVLNGIIRISARYIRFPYDAVNQANIKAQFAAIAGFPNVIGAIDCTHIAIKAPSEGEYEYVNRKHFHSLNVQIICDAQMRLTNIVARWPGSTHDSFVLRNSSVGNRLEAGRVCDGWLIGDSGYALRPWLLTPLANPQTVREQRYNDIHARTRTVVERAIGQLKSRWRCLDRSGGMLLYHPEKVCRIVQACGVLHNVAHRHGVPLREVMDLPEDPDPGPNNAQPNVEAIRIRQQLIGRI, from the exons ATGGCAGTGTTGGCCTTATTAGAAGATATTGCGAATGGTCACATTCGAAATGAACGAGTGTTCCGTGATTATTACGATTTTTTGGCTCATGATGATGACTGGCTTATCAGCCGATTCAGATTTCCAAGAGCTATCCTCTTGGAACTATGTACTGAGTTGAGCCCGGGTTTGGAGAGGCAGACGGCGAGGAGTCACGCATTGCCAGTTCCAATACAAGTCCTGACTACGCTTGGTTTTCTAGCAACAGGATCATTCCAGAGGGAATTGGCTGACCGGTCAGGAATGAGTCAGGGAGCTCTGAGCCGCGCCATTCCGCCTGTTTTAAACGGGATCATCCGCATCTCAGCCAGGTATATACGGTTTCCATATGATGCAGTAAACCAAGCAAACATCAAAGCGCAATTTGCAGCGATAGCCGGTTTTCCCAATGTAATCGGAGCGATCGActgcacacacattgcaatAAAGGCGCCATCTGAAGGGGAATATGAGTACGTTAATAGGAAACACTTCCATTCCTTAAACGTGCAAATAATCTGTGATGCCCAAATGCGCCTTACGAATATCGTGGCAAGGTGGCCTGGGTCAACCCATGATTCATTCGTCCTGAGAAACAGCTCGGTTGGGAATAGGTTGGAGGCTGGAAGAGTGTGTGATGGGTGGCTAATTG GAGACAGCGGTTACGCCTTACGGCCATGGCTGTTAACCCCCCTCGCCAACCCACAGACTGTCCGAGAGCAGAGATATAATGATATCCATGCACGCACTCGGACAGTCGTGGAAAGAGCGATAGGGCAGCTGAAGAGCCGGTGGCGCTGCCTTGACCGGAGCGGGGGAATGCTGCTCTATCACCCTGAAAAGGTGTGCCGCATTGTGCAGGCATGTGGGGTTCTGCACAATGTTGCGCACAGGCACGGCGTGCCATTACGCGAGGTAATGGACCTCCCAGAAGACCCAGACCCCGGACCAAACAATGCGCAGCCCAATGTAGAGGCCATTCGAATCCGGCAGCAGTTAATAGGCAGAATATAA